In Opitutaceae bacterium TAV5, one genomic interval encodes:
- a CDS encoding transglutaminase, protein MIRRPQLSIDELHQVRWLLGGILIVLSAWTVSFMDVSATLLLGIISIAVPVATLTPALAAWVPAWIHRLVFPLVVAFLLCDMFITRQYLPALIRLDLMLLLYRGVTLRRRREDLQLIVLALFLVIVAGVITVSLAFAVQILLFMACTLALLLVLTITEVMPEPPARSGVPPAWVHVNWSHLARRLLQVNNWRATMIAGVIFCAVVGLSAVLFLTLPRFDINSSMFIDKLIPPKSKTGFTENVRFGDVVNLQEDRSVALSVDVSDRSAVPAMPYWRMLALDQYNSRDGFSVSEGLHSEMRSWPGKMQQYTGAAPRLDPRRRVTWTFYMEPGVSRYLPMLGDFFLLTFNEEQSLRKSDVLRMYALAQESQRMIPWRVDGMVEDNRLRDAAYAARWKQLSSPDRPIEPDSTERLGRRGWGWRGDSPQDFYPDEYEDMPGNYSDEMLGRPPPPPDYLRLRIFSRSSLAQLYGAVVEIGPPDDGDVSAFIQRASNWLQQRHGYSMQFTIDRGERGERGERRRFWPDPLVTWMTSKENGHCEMFAGSMVLLARAAGIPARLVTGFKGGSWNRTSGHISIRNSDAHAWCEIFDEKDTWLRVDPTPGSSILPPADSDDTALALNHFSLETETGWASRTDSLRVFWYRRIVSFDQTSQLEMIRISKEIIETMSREWRERIEKTLRTLLERARQPWTWWQVGIIAVCAVIAVGIIWLWRELGIGLWLRSLRGADPVRREASRWLLRLQDARGPFAKGVASRLLRLRYGDKKTWREPATRVFRDARRAVRTLRRT, encoded by the coding sequence ATGATCCGCCGTCCCCAGTTAAGCATCGACGAGCTCCACCAGGTCCGCTGGCTCCTGGGCGGCATTCTCATCGTGCTGTCGGCCTGGACGGTGTCGTTCATGGATGTGAGCGCCACGCTCCTGCTCGGCATCATTTCGATCGCCGTGCCCGTGGCCACGCTCACGCCGGCGCTTGCCGCCTGGGTGCCGGCGTGGATCCACCGGCTCGTGTTCCCGCTCGTCGTGGCGTTCCTGCTCTGCGACATGTTCATCACGCGCCAGTACCTGCCCGCGCTCATCCGGCTCGACCTGATGCTGCTGCTCTACCGGGGCGTCACCCTGCGGCGGCGGCGCGAAGACCTGCAACTCATCGTCCTCGCCCTGTTTCTCGTCATCGTCGCGGGCGTCATCACGGTCTCCCTCGCGTTTGCCGTGCAGATCCTGCTCTTCATGGCCTGCACGCTGGCCCTGCTGCTCGTGCTGACGATCACCGAAGTCATGCCGGAACCGCCCGCCCGCTCCGGCGTGCCTCCGGCCTGGGTGCATGTCAACTGGAGCCACCTCGCCCGGCGCCTGCTCCAGGTCAACAACTGGCGGGCGACGATGATCGCCGGCGTGATCTTTTGCGCCGTCGTCGGCCTCTCCGCCGTGCTGTTCCTCACGCTGCCGCGCTTCGACATCAACAGCTCGATGTTCATCGACAAGCTGATCCCCCCCAAATCCAAAACCGGCTTTACGGAAAACGTGCGGTTCGGCGATGTCGTCAATCTCCAGGAAGATCGCAGCGTGGCCCTCAGCGTCGATGTCTCGGACCGGTCCGCCGTGCCCGCCATGCCTTACTGGCGCATGCTCGCGCTCGACCAGTACAACAGCCGCGACGGTTTCAGCGTCTCCGAAGGCCTGCATTCCGAGATGCGGTCCTGGCCCGGCAAGATGCAACAGTACACCGGCGCCGCCCCGCGTCTCGACCCCCGGCGCCGCGTCACCTGGACTTTTTACATGGAGCCCGGCGTCAGCCGCTACCTCCCGATGCTCGGCGATTTTTTCCTGCTCACCTTCAACGAGGAACAGTCCCTGAGGAAAAGCGATGTCCTGCGCATGTATGCCCTCGCGCAGGAAAGCCAGCGCATGATCCCCTGGCGCGTCGACGGCATGGTCGAGGACAACAGGCTGCGCGATGCCGCCTATGCCGCCCGCTGGAAACAGCTCTCCAGCCCCGACCGGCCCATCGAACCCGACAGCACCGAACGCCTCGGACGCCGCGGCTGGGGCTGGCGTGGCGATTCCCCGCAGGATTTTTATCCGGACGAATACGAGGACATGCCCGGCAACTACAGCGATGAGATGCTCGGCCGCCCCCCCCCGCCGCCCGATTACCTGCGGCTGCGCATTTTCAGCCGTTCCAGCCTCGCGCAGCTCTACGGCGCCGTGGTCGAAATCGGCCCGCCCGACGATGGTGACGTGTCCGCCTTCATCCAGCGGGCCAGCAACTGGCTCCAGCAGCGCCACGGCTACTCGATGCAATTCACGATCGATCGCGGCGAACGTGGCGAACGCGGCGAGCGCCGACGCTTCTGGCCGGATCCTCTCGTCACCTGGATGACCTCGAAGGAAAACGGCCACTGCGAGATGTTCGCCGGCTCCATGGTGCTGCTCGCCCGCGCCGCCGGCATCCCCGCCCGGCTTGTCACCGGCTTCAAGGGAGGCTCCTGGAACAGGACTTCCGGACACATCAGCATTCGCAATTCCGACGCCCACGCCTGGTGCGAGATCTTTGACGAGAAGGACACCTGGCTGCGTGTCGATCCCACGCCCGGCTCCAGCATCCTCCCGCCGGCCGATTCCGACGACACCGCCCTCGCCTTGAATCATTTTTCTCTCGAAACCGAAACCGGCTGGGCTTCGCGAACCGACAGCCTGCGCGTTTTCTGGTACCGGCGGATTGTGAGTTTCGACCAGACCTCGCAGCTCGAGATGATCCGCATCAGCAAGGAGATCATCGAGACCATGTCGCGCGAATGGCGCGAACGTATCGAAAAAACCCTGCGCACGCTCCTCGAGCGCGCCCGTCAGCCCTGGACCTGGTGGCAGGTCGGCATCATCGCCGTCTGCGCTGTCATCGCCGTCGGTATCATATGGCTGTGGCGTGAACTCGGCATCGGTCTGTGGCTGCGTTCACTGCGCGGCGCCGATCCCGTGCGGCGCGAAGCCAGCCGCTGGTTGCTGCGCCTGCAGGATGCCCGCGGCCCGTTCGCCAAAGGCGTCGCCAGCCGTCTGCTGCGATTGCGTTACGGCGACAAAAAAACCTGGCGCGAGCCGGCCACCCGCGTGTTCCGCGACGCCCGCCGCGCCGTGCGCACCCTCCGGCGGACGTGA
- a CDS encoding magnesium chelatase — protein MSDFFSGAEVGAAKEVLDQLRANMRLTVKGKDDVIEQALVCLVAGGHLLIEDMPGVGKTTLAYSLARSMDCAFSRIQFTSDLLPSDVTGVAIYDETMKEFVFKKGPVFANVVLADEINRATPKTQSSLLEVMDRGKVSVDGETHAVGAPFMVFATQNPVDYEGTFPLPESQMDRFLVRLHMGYPNPADELEILRAPRTSYDSIALNAVVSRSDVLQLQALATHVFIEDSVLDYVLKIISATRTESEFKSGVSVRGTLALKHAAQARALLHGRDFVIPEDVQAMAIPVMAHRLALVRPGSDALEERRTITNVLKRIIGAIATPA, from the coding sequence ATGAGCGATTTTTTCTCAGGAGCCGAAGTCGGCGCCGCCAAGGAAGTCCTGGACCAGTTGCGCGCCAACATGCGCCTTACGGTCAAGGGCAAGGATGACGTGATCGAGCAGGCCCTCGTCTGCCTCGTGGCCGGCGGCCATCTGCTCATCGAGGACATGCCCGGCGTCGGCAAGACCACCCTCGCCTACTCGCTCGCGCGCTCCATGGACTGCGCGTTCTCCCGCATCCAGTTCACCAGTGACCTGCTGCCGAGCGATGTCACCGGCGTGGCCATCTACGACGAGACGATGAAGGAATTCGTCTTCAAGAAAGGCCCCGTCTTCGCCAACGTCGTCCTCGCCGACGAAATCAACCGCGCCACCCCGAAAACCCAGTCCTCCCTCCTCGAAGTGATGGACCGCGGCAAGGTTTCCGTGGATGGCGAAACGCATGCCGTGGGCGCGCCGTTCATGGTGTTCGCCACGCAAAATCCCGTCGATTACGAAGGCACCTTCCCGTTGCCGGAAAGCCAGATGGACCGTTTTCTCGTGCGGCTGCACATGGGTTATCCCAACCCGGCCGACGAACTCGAGATCCTCCGCGCGCCCCGCACCTCCTACGACAGCATCGCGCTCAACGCCGTCGTCTCGCGCTCCGACGTCCTGCAACTCCAGGCGCTCGCCACCCATGTTTTCATCGAGGACAGCGTGCTCGACTACGTGCTCAAGATCATCAGCGCCACGCGCACCGAATCCGAGTTCAAGTCCGGCGTCTCCGTGCGCGGCACGCTCGCCCTCAAACACGCCGCCCAGGCCCGCGCGCTCCTGCACGGACGCGACTTCGTCATCCCCGAGGATGTGCAGGCGATGGCCATCCCCGTGATGGCGCACCGCCTCGCGCTCGTGCGCCCCGGCTCCGACGCGCTCGAGGAGCGTCGCACCATCACCAACGTCCTCAAGCGCATCATCGGCGCCATCGCCACACCGGCATGA
- a CDS encoding fumarate hydratase yields the protein MRTEKDSMGPMQVPDDALYGASTQRAVLNFPVSGRPLPDGFIRGIGLVKLACARANEELGRLSPEKSKLIQEAAREIAEGKLSVHFPVDVFQTGSGTSTNMNANEVISNRASQLAGQPVGSKKPIHPNDDVNLGQSSNDIIPTVLHVSVAHALQTHLRPALAHLRDALDAKAKAFAHIVKIGRTHLMDATPLTLGQEFSGYAAQASKSVERVDKAIVALLELAIGGTAVGTGINCHPAFPAAVIRVLNEETGLAFIEARNHFEAQGGRDDAVEVAGLLATIAASLTKIANDIRLLGSGPRSGLGELKLPATQPGSSIMPGKVNPVMSEMLVQAAIYTQGLSQVVVIAGRDGHFELNVTIPLIAQALHESIHILGNAARQFADACVAGLEADEARCKELVDRSLMLVTALNPHIGYDNAAAVAKEALATGKTLREVVLEKGLLDAATLDAALEPMSMTKPGESSLAGGG from the coding sequence ATGAGAACCGAAAAAGACTCCATGGGCCCCATGCAGGTCCCCGACGATGCCCTCTACGGCGCCTCCACCCAGCGCGCCGTGCTCAACTTCCCCGTGAGCGGACGCCCTCTGCCCGACGGGTTCATCCGCGGCATCGGCCTCGTGAAGCTCGCCTGTGCGCGCGCCAACGAGGAGCTCGGCCGCCTCTCGCCCGAAAAATCGAAACTCATCCAGGAGGCCGCGCGCGAGATCGCCGAGGGCAAGCTCAGCGTCCATTTCCCGGTCGACGTTTTCCAGACCGGCTCCGGCACCTCGACCAACATGAACGCCAACGAGGTGATTTCCAACCGCGCCAGCCAGCTCGCCGGCCAGCCCGTCGGCTCGAAAAAACCGATCCACCCCAACGACGACGTCAACCTCGGCCAGTCGTCCAACGACATCATCCCGACCGTCCTCCACGTCAGCGTCGCCCACGCCCTCCAGACGCACCTGCGCCCCGCCCTCGCGCACCTGCGCGATGCGCTCGACGCGAAAGCGAAAGCCTTCGCGCACATCGTCAAGATCGGCCGCACGCACCTGATGGACGCCACCCCGCTGACACTCGGCCAGGAATTTTCCGGCTACGCCGCGCAGGCCTCGAAATCCGTGGAGCGCGTGGACAAGGCCATCGTCGCCCTGCTCGAACTCGCCATCGGCGGCACCGCGGTCGGCACCGGCATCAACTGTCATCCGGCCTTTCCCGCGGCGGTGATCCGCGTGCTCAACGAGGAAACCGGCCTCGCCTTCATCGAGGCGCGCAACCACTTCGAGGCGCAGGGCGGGCGCGATGACGCCGTCGAGGTCGCGGGCCTGCTCGCGACCATCGCCGCCAGCCTCACCAAGATCGCCAACGACATCCGCCTCCTCGGCTCCGGCCCGCGCAGCGGCCTCGGCGAGTTAAAACTCCCCGCCACGCAACCCGGTTCCTCGATCATGCCGGGCAAGGTCAACCCGGTGATGAGCGAGATGCTCGTGCAGGCGGCGATCTACACGCAGGGCCTCTCGCAGGTGGTCGTCATCGCGGGGCGCGACGGCCATTTCGAACTCAACGTCACGATCCCGCTCATTGCGCAGGCGCTGCACGAGTCGATCCACATCCTCGGCAACGCCGCCCGCCAGTTTGCCGACGCCTGCGTCGCCGGGCTCGAGGCCGACGAAGCGCGCTGCAAGGAACTCGTGGACCGCTCGCTCATGCTCGTGACCGCGCTCAACCCGCACATCGGCTACGACAACGCCGCCGCCGTGGCCAAGGAAGCGCTCGCCACCGGCAAGACGCTCCGTGAAGTCGTCCTGGAAAAAGGCCTGCTCGACGCCGCCACGCTCGACGCCGCGCTGGAACCGATGTCGATGACGAAACCCGGCGAAAGCTCGCTGGCCGGCGGCGGCTGA